A region from the Phycisphaerales bacterium genome encodes:
- a CDS encoding HEAT repeat domain-containing protein, translating to MSIKQIRDGVGMTAIIVALACVAATGCSSKPRATRVKADPALATLRSTTFDRLALDQLREQAVGVLVAMADHDDPQVRANAIEGLTKVPARAAEVIAKATKDESAAVRAVAAMGAGRERLRETMPSIRTLLNDPSEYVRAAAIFAMVRCDETVDRSPLGGMLVSDDSLKLRAHAAYILGEIGDRSAQGMLRDAMGKVPARASEAEVRLFQMQVAEALIKLGDDSELAGIRAALFPAAPEDLEMTALSMQILGQVKDTSSVSGIITLIERRTDNAYDMPPEIRLLGASTLAKLGNVEGDFIGDQYRSDDRPMVRMQVASVYGETRHRENLGVLAEMLRDPDERVLVAAATGILNIVR from the coding sequence ATGAGCATTAAGCAAATCCGCGACGGCGTGGGCATGACGGCGATCATTGTCGCTCTTGCGTGCGTGGCCGCGACGGGGTGTTCGAGTAAGCCGCGTGCGACGCGCGTGAAGGCCGATCCGGCGCTCGCGACGCTGCGTTCCACCACCTTCGACCGATTGGCCCTCGACCAGTTGCGTGAGCAGGCCGTCGGCGTGCTCGTCGCGATGGCGGACCACGACGACCCGCAGGTGCGGGCCAACGCGATCGAGGGGCTGACCAAAGTCCCGGCTCGCGCGGCCGAAGTGATCGCGAAGGCCACCAAGGACGAGAGCGCCGCGGTCCGTGCTGTGGCGGCGATGGGCGCGGGTCGCGAGCGCCTCCGCGAGACCATGCCCAGTATTAGGACGCTGCTCAACGACCCTTCTGAGTACGTCCGGGCGGCGGCGATCTTCGCGATGGTTCGTTGTGACGAAACCGTCGATCGATCGCCACTGGGCGGGATGCTCGTCAGCGATGATTCACTCAAGTTGCGCGCGCACGCGGCGTACATCCTCGGCGAGATCGGCGACCGCTCGGCCCAGGGCATGCTCCGCGATGCGATGGGCAAGGTCCCGGCGCGCGCGTCCGAGGCCGAGGTCCGCCTCTTCCAGATGCAGGTCGCCGAGGCCCTCATCAAACTGGGCGATGATTCCGAACTCGCGGGTATCCGGGCGGCCCTCTTCCCGGCGGCCCCCGAGGACCTCGAGATGACCGCCCTCTCCATGCAGATCCTCGGCCAGGTCAAGGACACAAGCAGCGTCTCGGGGATCATCACCCTGATCGAGCGGCGGACCGACAACGCGTACGACATGCCCCCGGAGATTCGACTTCTCGGGGCATCGACCCTGGCCAAACTCGGGAATGTCGAGGGGGACTTCATTGGTGATCAGTACCGATCCGACGATCGCCCCATGGTCCGTATGCAGGTCGCGTCGGTCTATGGCGAGACCCGACATCGCGAGAATCTGGGCGTCCTCGCGGAGATGCTGCGAGACCCGGACGAGCGGGTCCTTGTGGCGGCAGCGACGGGCATCCTGAATATCGTGAGGTAG
- the lnt gene encoding apolipoprotein N-acyltransferase — MPGQDQNPKTPEQSLASDSISLSRRRVFFRAAAWSCLHGLLMWLAMPTPNIWWLALLAPFAMFRIALLDGPIRWNALGTIAGMMPFWLVTEWWIFDVTAIGFVPLCLVQSAWAGVFVAAAQSFSRSRFAWASRLPASVTLPLLWVGVEFLRGEVFMKGYPWAFVAHPLIESEILSSAGAFVGVYGVSLLACVPAAALVDLHSISPRTRLAGIALVVIVAGLFAAAFLGRPALEKAPTLRVSLIQTNVPQSNKLEWGRDSSSEIEEFRHLADMTQDASIGLEERDRPDLIVWPETMMPGPTLTPSAVDEYEKKEIRSRIPGRDGQPDQWIPIREFTDTLLQLQSRVGVPMLVGDEHLDGLNVTVHEDGSIEQSFRGRYNSVFFVEKGALSSLRYDKMKPTPFGETVPYLEQLPKVRSWLESVAASGMSLDLRSGTEPTVFPIMARDGTTVRCVTPICFEVTVASVCRTLCYNSDGTRRADLIVTLTNDGWFGPSLAAKVQHLQIARWRSVELGIGMVRSANTGISCVIDARGRVTDAERWSKSPIRTPFADQAGFVNGQTTPPTRPTLYGQIGDLVGWIAFAGLVLGLGVGFVGRRKRL; from the coding sequence ATGCCCGGCCAGGACCAGAATCCGAAGACCCCCGAGCAATCGCTCGCGAGCGACTCGATATCGCTTTCGCGACGCCGGGTGTTCTTCCGGGCCGCTGCGTGGTCGTGCCTGCACGGCCTCCTGATGTGGCTCGCGATGCCGACGCCGAACATCTGGTGGCTGGCGTTGCTCGCGCCCTTCGCGATGTTCAGGATCGCCCTACTCGATGGCCCCATCCGCTGGAACGCGCTCGGCACTATCGCGGGGATGATGCCCTTCTGGCTCGTGACCGAATGGTGGATCTTCGACGTCACGGCGATCGGGTTTGTGCCGCTCTGTCTGGTGCAATCGGCGTGGGCGGGCGTCTTCGTGGCGGCGGCGCAGTCATTCTCGCGTTCCCGCTTCGCATGGGCGTCGAGGCTTCCCGCGTCGGTCACCCTCCCACTGCTGTGGGTCGGCGTGGAGTTCCTCCGAGGCGAGGTCTTCATGAAGGGGTATCCATGGGCCTTCGTCGCCCATCCGCTCATCGAGTCGGAGATCCTCTCGTCGGCGGGCGCGTTCGTGGGCGTGTATGGCGTCTCGCTGCTCGCGTGTGTTCCCGCCGCGGCACTCGTGGATCTTCATTCGATCTCGCCTCGCACACGGCTCGCCGGCATCGCGTTGGTGGTGATTGTCGCGGGCCTCTTCGCCGCGGCGTTCCTCGGTCGTCCGGCGCTCGAGAAGGCCCCAACCCTCCGCGTCTCTCTGATCCAGACCAACGTGCCGCAGAGCAACAAACTGGAATGGGGCCGCGATTCGTCGAGCGAGATCGAGGAGTTCCGGCATCTCGCGGACATGACCCAGGACGCGTCGATCGGGCTGGAGGAGCGTGATCGCCCCGACCTGATCGTGTGGCCCGAGACGATGATGCCCGGGCCGACACTCACGCCGAGCGCGGTCGACGAGTATGAGAAGAAAGAGATCCGCAGCCGCATCCCCGGACGTGATGGGCAGCCCGACCAATGGATCCCCATCCGCGAGTTCACCGACACACTCCTGCAACTCCAGAGTCGTGTCGGCGTGCCCATGCTCGTGGGCGATGAGCATCTGGATGGACTGAACGTCACGGTACACGAGGACGGTTCGATCGAGCAGTCGTTCCGCGGCAGATACAACAGCGTCTTCTTTGTCGAGAAGGGGGCGCTCTCCTCGCTTCGGTACGACAAGATGAAACCGACGCCGTTCGGTGAGACCGTGCCGTATCTGGAGCAACTGCCGAAGGTCCGCTCGTGGCTGGAGAGCGTGGCGGCATCGGGGATGTCGCTCGATCTCCGCTCGGGGACCGAGCCGACGGTCTTTCCGATCATGGCGCGCGATGGCACGACGGTGCGATGCGTCACGCCGATCTGCTTTGAGGTGACGGTCGCGAGCGTCTGCCGAACGCTGTGCTACAACTCGGACGGCACACGCCGGGCGGATCTGATCGTCACGCTGACCAACGACGGCTGGTTCGGCCCGTCGCTCGCGGCCAAGGTGCAGCATCTGCAAATCGCCCGCTGGCGCTCCGTGGAACTCGGCATCGGCATGGTCCGCTCGGCGAACACGGGAATCTCGTGCGTGATCGACGCGCGGGGACGAGTCACCGACGCGGAGCGGTGGTCGAAGTCCCCGATCAGGACGCCGTTCGCGGACCAGGCAGGCTTCGTGAACGGACAGACCACGCCGCCGACGAGACCAACGCTGTATGGCCAGATCGGCGATCTCGTGGGCTGGATCGCCTTCGCGGGGCTGGTTCTGGGGCTTGGAGTCGGATTCGTCGGGCGGAGGAAACGGCTCTAG